The Humulus lupulus chromosome 3, drHumLupu1.1, whole genome shotgun sequence genome window below encodes:
- the LOC133824195 gene encoding uncharacterized protein LOC133824195 — MPKHRFIFWQAALGHLLTRDKLQQCHLLIPSDLCPVCEEAQESHSHLFFSCSFSQQLRSRMESWVGRDSWPRRYEDWHTWMLDKPKGLMQRVSAASLAAAVYLIWRNRNKCVYDLNSWSIDFVLQQIRYSVKVRLTRHPKLKLTHRDVSVFNYLMYM, encoded by the coding sequence ATGCCTAAACATAGGTTTATCTTTTGGCAAGCGGCTCTTGGTCACCTTCTTACTCGCGACAAACTTCAGCAGTGCCATTTGCTAATTCCATCTGATCTGTGTCCGGTTTGTGAAGAAGCTCAGGAGTCTCACTCTCATCTCTTTTTTTCTTGTTCGTTCTCTCAGCAATTGCGATCCAGAATGGAGAGCTGGGTGGGAAGGGACTCTTGGCCGAGAAGGTATGAAGACTGGCACACTTGGATGTTGGACAAGCCGAAGGGTCTGATGCAAAGAGTTTCTGCTGCTTCTTTGGCTGCAGCTGTGTATTTGATTTGGAGAAACAGGAATAAATGTGTTTATGATTTAAATTCTTGGTCTATTGATTTTGTTTTGCAGCAGATTCGTTATTCTGTGAAAGTTAGACTTACTAGGCATCCTAAGCTAAAGCTTACTCATAGGGATGTTTCTGTTTTTAATTACCTGATGTATATGTAA